The following coding sequences are from one Polyangia bacterium window:
- a CDS encoding DUF1844 domain-containing protein, which yields MTSSDPKQGGFTVTDRRSFTEGGASSGPAAQAPAAAADLPSAMEPPLEHGHDATALPAVDFHTFVLSLGSSALLHLGELEPPDGGAPEKDLSLAKHTIDILTMLEAKTRGNLTAAEEKLMESLLYDLRLRYVNATK from the coding sequence ATGACGAGCTCCGATCCGAAGCAGGGCGGGTTCACGGTCACCGATCGGCGCAGTTTCACCGAAGGCGGCGCCTCCAGCGGGCCAGCGGCCCAGGCGCCCGCGGCCGCCGCCGATCTTCCATCGGCGATGGAACCTCCGCTTGAACATGGCCACGACGCCACGGCGTTGCCGGCGGTCGACTTTCACACCTTCGTGCTGTCGCTGGGCAGCTCGGCGCTTTTGCACCTGGGCGAGCTGGAACCGCCGGACGGCGGCGCGCCAGAGAAGGATCTGTCGCTGGCCAAGCACACCATCGACATCCTCACCATGCTGGAGGCGAAGACACGCGGCAACCTGACCGCCGCCGAGGAAAAGCTGATGGAAAGCCTGCTTTATGATCTGCGCCTGCGGTACGTGAACGCCACCAAGTGA
- a CDS encoding MoxR family ATPase, with the protein MDVRVINELVHTQSAFVEKLNAEMSKVIVGQKTMIERILIGLLTGGHVLLEGVPGLAKTLTVKTLSDALHMQFRRIQFTPDLLPADIVGTVIYNQAKSEFISKKGPIFANLVLADEINRAPAKVQSALLEAMQERQVTIGDATHKLPDPFLVMATQNPIEQEGTYALPEAQLDRFMLMIKVGYPSRDDERAIMDRMTSGMDVRAEPVATPAEIAEARSVVGQVYIDEKIRDYIVSIVHATREPKAHGLGALADFIQYGASPRASIYLNLAARAHAFLRHRGYVTPEDIKAVGVDVLRHRVILTYEAEAEEITSETVIRKLFEHVEVP; encoded by the coding sequence ATGGACGTCCGGGTCATCAATGAACTGGTTCACACGCAGTCCGCGTTCGTCGAGAAGCTGAACGCCGAGATGTCGAAGGTCATCGTCGGGCAAAAGACGATGATCGAACGGATCCTGATCGGGCTTTTGACCGGCGGGCACGTGCTTTTGGAAGGTGTCCCCGGCCTGGCCAAGACGCTGACGGTCAAGACGCTGTCCGATGCGCTGCACATGCAGTTTCGGCGCATCCAGTTCACGCCCGACCTCCTGCCGGCCGACATCGTCGGCACGGTGATCTACAACCAGGCCAAAAGCGAGTTCATCTCGAAGAAGGGACCGATCTTCGCCAATCTGGTCCTGGCCGACGAGATCAACCGCGCGCCGGCCAAGGTGCAATCGGCGCTGCTGGAGGCGATGCAGGAACGCCAGGTGACCATCGGCGACGCCACGCACAAGCTGCCGGATCCATTTCTGGTGATGGCCACGCAGAACCCGATTGAACAGGAAGGAACGTACGCGTTGCCGGAGGCTCAGCTTGATCGGTTCATGTTGATGATCAAGGTCGGTTACCCCAGCCGCGACGACGAACGCGCCATCATGGACCGCATGACGTCGGGAATGGACGTGCGCGCCGAGCCGGTGGCCACGCCGGCGGAGATCGCCGAGGCGCGCTCGGTCGTCGGGCAGGTCTACATCGACGAGAAGATCCGCGATTACATCGTCAGCATCGTCCACGCCACGCGCGAACCAAAGGCGCACGGCCTGGGCGCGCTGGCCGACTTCATCCAGTACGGGGCCAGCCCGCGGGCGTCGATCTATCTGAACCTGGCGGCGCGCGCCCACGCTTTTTTGCGCCACCGCGGGTACGTCACGCCGGAAGACATCAAGGCGGTGGGCGTCGATGTCCTGCGCCACCGCGTGATCCTGACCTACGAGGCGGAGGCCGAGGAGATCACCTCCG